A window from Longimicrobiales bacterium encodes these proteins:
- the ppk1 gene encoding polyphosphate kinase 1, whose product MSRRLNIPIPDALTLEAMAGAKRTARMSGCQSTYQLLRETFFDTPEGTLRENQITLRLRAEARGRQVLELRVLDAVNLQGVVEETILETPVVSGGLYGTLAGTSEVATRVREFTELDALRPQVALDIDRETRDLKARFWRRPQHRISFDQIVAHVPGATRAFQEITLIEMGAGATTLETLGNRLRSDFSVDNDGLDTFERVRQALSTSPKAPKAEVPQEVLVTPLLLLDGKVALIEARKGLTLPRTRGSGEDLAREYISELLEHEGAELELDLVGFAPMSQGGGDLEVWLHQLPSMVEPPSGLVWIPLDELMERIGGPRLREPGLVATLLLLVRSEIGLKLLRDAPVRLGVPTELPLEARDGGTKPGKGDDDYLDLELSILEFNQRVLEMAEDDSLPLLERFLFLSIFSANMDEFFVVRVGRIKDAAAEGQKGEEEDFTAQQLLDLIAVRVRALMSRQYACLTQVLLPRLAEHGIGVVRWEALEADQKKALSEHFTKEIFPLLTPLSMSTSAGRSFPRLPSLGLSLAAVLRRSGEAKTGFGYVPVPSSLPRILAVPGSKDVVVTNEVIMANASELFPSYDVQGVHTFRVSRWSEVNLNEDPASLLSAVADEVEERRFKPVIRIEVQDSMPREVRAHLLRELRAERGIDAAVLSRNDLYEVSGPIDLTGLSEFASLDVPDGRFESFEPSNPLSEDESIFDVLQKRDLLIHHPFEAFDNTVGRFLSEAAVDEQVMAIKLTLYRTGKDSPIMEALLKALHSGKDVSVFVEVTARFDEESNIEWTRRLTEAGAHVVYGVVGYKTHAKTALVVRKEEDGVRRYVHIGTGNYNAATARFYTDLGLMSCDPDLGADLHDFFNEITGSDGPPQKQFRRLLIAPNSLVHGIDRMIAREIDHANAGRPARIQVKLNGLADRKIVKKLYKASRAGVQVDLIVRSICTLRPGVPGLSENVQVRSILGRFLEHSRIIYFENAGQSEYYIGSADWRARNLRRRVEVITPVDDPAARKVLRAILEAQLADPTAWVLRADGVFERLQGDGPTSQEVFMADAGQFADAR is encoded by the coding sequence GTGAGCCGCAGGCTCAACATCCCGATCCCCGATGCTCTGACGCTCGAAGCGATGGCGGGCGCCAAGCGGACTGCCCGCATGTCCGGCTGCCAATCGACCTATCAGCTGCTTCGCGAGACCTTCTTCGACACTCCAGAGGGGACGTTACGCGAGAATCAGATCACACTCCGACTGCGCGCCGAGGCGCGTGGGCGCCAGGTCCTGGAACTGCGCGTCCTGGATGCCGTGAATCTGCAGGGCGTCGTCGAAGAGACGATTCTTGAAACACCCGTCGTGTCTGGCGGGCTTTATGGCACACTGGCTGGCACTTCTGAAGTTGCGACCCGCGTTCGGGAGTTCACCGAGCTGGACGCACTTCGGCCTCAGGTCGCGTTGGACATCGATCGAGAAACGCGAGACCTGAAGGCCCGTTTCTGGCGCCGACCCCAACATCGAATCTCCTTCGATCAGATCGTGGCTCACGTTCCCGGGGCGACTCGGGCCTTTCAAGAGATCACCCTGATCGAGATGGGTGCCGGCGCGACTACGCTTGAAACGCTGGGGAATCGACTTCGGTCCGACTTCTCCGTCGACAACGATGGTCTGGACACGTTCGAGCGCGTCCGGCAAGCCCTTTCTACATCTCCGAAGGCGCCTAAGGCGGAGGTTCCGCAAGAGGTGCTCGTTACACCGCTGCTGCTTCTTGACGGAAAAGTGGCACTCATTGAAGCGAGAAAGGGCCTGACGCTCCCGCGCACGAGGGGTTCGGGTGAGGATCTCGCTCGCGAATACATCTCCGAGTTGCTCGAGCACGAGGGCGCCGAGCTGGAACTTGACCTCGTAGGCTTCGCCCCGATGAGCCAGGGGGGAGGGGACTTAGAGGTTTGGCTCCACCAACTACCGTCCATGGTCGAGCCGCCATCCGGCCTCGTTTGGATCCCGCTCGATGAGCTGATGGAACGCATCGGGGGACCGCGGCTCCGTGAACCGGGCCTCGTCGCGACGCTGCTGTTGCTTGTTCGGTCTGAAATCGGACTCAAGCTGCTGCGTGACGCTCCGGTCCGTCTAGGGGTTCCCACCGAGCTGCCCCTCGAGGCACGAGACGGGGGAACGAAGCCAGGGAAGGGGGATGATGATTATCTCGACCTCGAGCTGAGCATTCTCGAGTTCAATCAGCGTGTCCTGGAGATGGCAGAAGACGATTCGCTTCCGCTTCTAGAGCGGTTCCTCTTTTTGTCGATCTTCTCCGCGAACATGGACGAATTCTTCGTCGTCCGGGTCGGACGCATCAAGGATGCGGCCGCAGAAGGGCAAAAGGGCGAGGAAGAGGACTTTACCGCGCAGCAGTTGCTCGATCTCATTGCGGTACGGGTTCGCGCCTTGATGTCGCGCCAATACGCCTGCCTAACCCAAGTTCTTTTGCCGCGATTGGCCGAGCATGGCATCGGGGTCGTGCGCTGGGAGGCACTTGAGGCAGATCAGAAGAAGGCGCTCTCCGAGCACTTCACGAAAGAGATCTTCCCGCTCTTGACGCCGCTCTCCATGTCAACATCTGCCGGAAGATCCTTCCCACGCCTGCCGAGTCTGGGGCTGTCGCTCGCGGCTGTGCTTCGGAGGTCGGGCGAAGCGAAGACGGGATTCGGATATGTGCCGGTCCCGAGCTCGCTCCCGCGGATTCTTGCGGTGCCGGGTAGCAAGGACGTCGTTGTGACTAACGAGGTCATCATGGCCAACGCGTCCGAGCTCTTCCCTTCGTACGATGTGCAGGGCGTGCATACGTTCCGTGTGAGCCGATGGAGCGAGGTGAACCTCAATGAGGATCCCGCCTCGCTACTCTCGGCTGTTGCTGACGAGGTCGAGGAACGTCGCTTCAAGCCAGTGATCAGGATCGAGGTCCAAGACTCGATGCCGCGTGAGGTCCGCGCCCATCTCCTGCGTGAGCTCAGGGCGGAGCGGGGCATCGACGCTGCTGTCCTCTCCAGGAATGATCTCTACGAGGTGAGCGGGCCCATTGACCTCACGGGACTCTCGGAGTTTGCATCGCTGGATGTACCGGATGGACGGTTCGAGTCCTTCGAGCCGAGTAATCCATTGTCGGAGGACGAGTCGATCTTCGATGTGCTGCAGAAGCGAGACCTTCTGATCCACCACCCGTTTGAGGCCTTCGACAACACAGTAGGGAGATTTTTGTCCGAAGCGGCGGTGGATGAGCAGGTAATGGCCATCAAGCTGACGTTGTACCGCACGGGCAAGGATTCACCGATCATGGAGGCGCTGCTCAAGGCGCTCCACTCAGGGAAGGACGTCTCTGTTTTTGTTGAGGTGACGGCGCGCTTCGATGAAGAGAGCAACATTGAATGGACGCGTCGCCTAACCGAAGCGGGAGCACACGTCGTCTACGGTGTTGTTGGATACAAGACGCACGCGAAGACCGCACTCGTTGTCCGCAAAGAAGAGGATGGCGTGCGTCGGTACGTCCATATCGGAACAGGCAACTACAACGCGGCGACCGCTCGTTTCTACACGGACCTCGGCCTCATGTCTTGCGACCCCGACCTAGGGGCCGACCTGCACGACTTTTTCAATGAGATCACGGGCTCGGACGGTCCGCCGCAGAAACAGTTCCGTCGGCTCCTGATCGCACCGAATTCCCTGGTACATGGCATCGACCGGATGATCGCGCGCGAGATCGATCATGCGAATGCGGGTCGGCCGGCCAGGATTCAAGTCAAATTGAATGGCCTCGCAGATCGAAAGATCGTGAAGAAGCTGTACAAGGCGTCTCGCGCCGGAGTCCAGGTGGACCTCATCGTCCGGTCCATTTGTACGCTGCGGCCGGGCGTCCCTGGACTCTCTGAGAACGTGCAGGTGCGCAGCATCCTAGGTCGCTTCTTGGAGCATTCTCGAATCATTTACTTTGAGAACGCTGGCCAGAGCGAGTACTACATCGGCTCTGCGGACTGGCGAGCACGTAACTTGCGCCGCAGGGTCGAGGTTATCACCCCTGTCGATGACCCAGCTGCGAGGAAGGTGCTGCGCGCGATTCTGGAGGCGCAGCTGGCCGACCCGACCGCCTGGGTTCTCCGAGCAGACGGCGTCTTCGAGCGTCTCCAAGGTGACGGTCCGACGAGCCAAGAGGTCTTCATGGCAGATGCGGGGCAGTTTGCTGACGCGCGTTGA
- a CDS encoding DUF4956 domain-containing protein, with protein MTQPRNPVSSGRGLGRVLVYYVVLVAAVLALAQYLPAVANAISGQRLQELSAADIFGAGAPAAVGSPIAAPSTWMGPLLALISMVGALAIMVPVTWVYMVTRRHRGYHESVVHTLLILPIAVTGIVMIVQNSVALAFSLAGIVAAVRFRTTLEDTKDAVYVFLAIGVGLASGVQALGIAFVLSVVFNVVVLVLWRTQFGNIYADQNTRSGPLALGDVLAGPASAASALRVGDPAILDAAAPEDLAEIAERAVRIERYLAGEREKKKEQRANVLVLAHGPSAETAQAYVDQLLEELAVRFKLLEIGPVEGQGHLLHYLARLDGPSAEGAVVDRLHNAPDGVITSAELRSLKGLKKL; from the coding sequence ATGACGCAGCCCCGTAATCCAGTGTCCTCCGGACGTGGCCTCGGTCGGGTTTTGGTCTACTACGTAGTCCTCGTGGCTGCGGTACTCGCGCTCGCGCAATACTTACCAGCCGTCGCGAACGCGATCTCGGGCCAGCGTCTGCAAGAGCTTTCCGCAGCTGACATCTTCGGCGCAGGCGCGCCGGCAGCGGTCGGCAGTCCAATTGCCGCACCCTCCACCTGGATGGGCCCGCTCCTGGCGCTGATCTCCATGGTCGGTGCGCTCGCGATCATGGTTCCGGTCACATGGGTTTATATGGTGACGCGCCGCCACCGCGGATACCACGAGTCGGTGGTGCACACGCTCCTGATTCTGCCGATCGCGGTGACCGGGATCGTGATGATCGTACAGAACAGCGTAGCGCTCGCCTTCTCACTGGCGGGAATCGTTGCGGCGGTCCGATTCCGGACCACGCTCGAAGACACTAAAGACGCGGTCTACGTTTTTCTGGCTATTGGCGTGGGTCTCGCCTCGGGAGTTCAGGCGTTAGGCATCGCTTTCGTACTCTCGGTTGTATTCAACGTTGTTGTACTCGTCTTGTGGCGGACCCAGTTCGGAAACATTTATGCGGACCAGAACACGAGATCTGGCCCTCTGGCCCTGGGGGATGTGCTCGCTGGACCGGCATCAGCCGCATCCGCGCTCCGAGTCGGCGATCCTGCCATCCTAGATGCGGCAGCTCCGGAAGATCTCGCAGAAATCGCCGAGCGTGCGGTCCGAATCGAGCGATACCTCGCTGGGGAACGCGAAAAGAAGAAGGAACAGCGCGCAAACGTCCTCGTATTGGCGCACGGGCCGAGTGCAGAAACCGCGCAAGCGTATGTCGATCAGCTGTTAGAGGAACTCGCGGTCCGCTTCAAGCTCCTGGAGATCGGTCCTGTAGAAGGCCAAGGGCATCTCCTTCACTACCTCGCGCGGCTCGATGGTCCTTCTGCAGAAGGCGCGGTCGTCGACCGGCTGCACAATGCACCCGATGGTGTAATCACCAGTGCAGAACTCCGCTCGCTCAAAGGCTTAAAGAAGCTCTAG
- a CDS encoding BRCT domain-containing protein, producing the protein MVGLVRGVIADGSVSEDEANHLSEWTRENPEVATRWPANILSRRLERIFADGHVDSRERKHLGALLSQLAENPGGLGGGFPTATDLPLTVPEPAVTFEGKTFLFTGEMAYGPTHACEREVQELGGTAERGINRRTDYVVLGAIGAADWCQAPFGKVINEVVHYRARGVPIAVISEEHWTAALP; encoded by the coding sequence ATGGTGGGCCTTGTTCGGGGTGTGATCGCAGACGGTTCCGTGTCCGAGGACGAGGCGAACCACCTTTCCGAATGGACTCGAGAAAACCCGGAGGTGGCAACCCGGTGGCCGGCCAACATTCTCTCCCGTCGACTAGAGAGGATCTTCGCGGATGGGCACGTGGACAGCCGCGAGCGGAAACACCTCGGTGCGCTCCTTAGCCAACTCGCGGAAAATCCAGGCGGGCTCGGTGGTGGATTTCCGACCGCGACTGACCTACCTCTGACGGTCCCGGAGCCCGCTGTGACGTTCGAGGGCAAGACCTTCCTATTCACGGGAGAAATGGCGTACGGCCCGACTCACGCCTGCGAGCGAGAAGTCCAGGAATTGGGGGGCACGGCTGAGCGTGGAATCAACCGCCGCACGGACTATGTGGTCCTTGGAGCGATCGGCGCGGCCGACTGGTGCCAAGCGCCCTTCGGCAAAGTGATCAACGAGGTGGTCCACTACCGCGCTCGGGGAGTACCGATCGCGGTGATCTCAGAAGAACACTGGACGGCTGCGCTGCCCTGA
- a CDS encoding alkaline phosphatase family protein, which produces MRPFLILATAVALTQCTAPPTDEAQKPRVLILVVDGLRPDYVTPELMPRLNALAEQGVRGLAHHAVFPTETRVNGPSIFTGRYPGGHGQMGNTVFFEQVDSSRVLNAGDAADLRLIDEATNSALLTAPSLGEILEEQSLTYFAASSGGSGSGLLMNHRGASAGLVHHTFALPDTLDSIVEELLGPVPSIPTGSPSVPLAARAIDALLRIGVDRADADVLAIWVTEPDGTGHRHGVGAPETLSVLADVDAEIGRLLDGLKERGVLATTNILVTSDHGFSTRTGSESTSALLVEAGLKTSSTSTDVVVAGSAIHVREGGEERISSIVQLLQKTDWVGPVFTRTGSPEAEVGSQAGTVAFSAVGWSHERSSDILVSPNWSDAVNGFGYAGEVTSPGVAGHGSSSPLDIRATFLASGPDVKPGVTSRVPTGNIDIVPTVLALLGTSVPDGLDGRVISEALLDGPDVVDVEVVADSIVATTGLDGLRYTLTVHRSWVGPTMYFDGTSVSRRR; this is translated from the coding sequence ATGCGCCCATTCCTGATCCTGGCAACTGCTGTTGCGCTCACGCAGTGCACGGCGCCTCCCACTGACGAAGCACAAAAGCCCCGTGTCCTGATTCTAGTCGTGGACGGATTGCGCCCGGACTACGTGACTCCCGAACTCATGCCTCGCCTGAATGCTCTGGCAGAGCAGGGTGTTCGGGGCCTCGCTCATCACGCTGTCTTTCCTACTGAGACGAGAGTAAACGGCCCCTCGATCTTCACAGGGCGTTATCCGGGCGGTCACGGCCAGATGGGAAACACCGTCTTCTTCGAGCAAGTGGACTCGAGCCGCGTCCTCAATGCCGGAGATGCTGCGGACCTCCGCCTCATCGACGAAGCGACGAACTCCGCGCTCTTAACGGCCCCCTCACTGGGCGAGATCCTGGAAGAGCAGAGCCTGACCTATTTCGCAGCTTCGTCCGGAGGAAGTGGATCGGGACTTCTGATGAACCACCGGGGTGCCAGTGCCGGCTTGGTCCACCACACCTTCGCGCTTCCGGACACACTGGACTCGATCGTGGAAGAGCTATTGGGTCCGGTACCGAGCATCCCGACGGGTAGCCCCTCGGTGCCTCTGGCGGCACGCGCCATCGATGCCCTCCTGCGTATCGGTGTGGACCGGGCAGATGCGGATGTGCTCGCAATCTGGGTCACCGAGCCGGACGGCACGGGACACCGGCACGGAGTCGGGGCTCCCGAAACGCTCTCGGTGCTTGCTGACGTCGATGCCGAGATCGGGCGGCTGCTCGACGGGCTGAAGGAACGTGGAGTTCTCGCCACGACGAACATTCTCGTCACCTCTGACCATGGCTTCTCGACCCGCACGGGCTCGGAGTCCACATCGGCCCTTCTCGTGGAAGCGGGGCTCAAGACCTCGTCCACCTCCACGGACGTCGTCGTGGCAGGCAGTGCCATCCATGTCAGGGAAGGCGGTGAAGAACGCATCAGTAGCATCGTCCAACTGCTTCAAAAGACTGACTGGGTCGGCCCGGTATTCACGCGCACCGGTTCACCCGAAGCTGAAGTCGGGAGCCAGGCTGGCACAGTCGCGTTCTCCGCTGTGGGTTGGAGTCACGAACGCTCTTCAGACATTCTCGTGAGCCCGAACTGGAGTGACGCCGTGAATGGGTTCGGATATGCCGGAGAGGTCACAAGTCCCGGAGTTGCTGGGCACGGAAGCTCGAGCCCATTGGACATTCGGGCGACTTTTCTAGCATCGGGACCTGACGTGAAGCCGGGTGTGACGAGCAGGGTCCCGACTGGGAACATCGATATCGTCCCGACAGTACTAGCTCTTCTGGGCACATCCGTCCCTGACGGGTTGGACGGCCGAGTGATTTCAGAAGCGCTTCTGGACGGGCCCGACGTCGTGGACGTAGAGGTCGTCGCGGATTCCATCGTAGCTACCACGGGTCTCGACGGCCTACGCTACACGCTCACGGTACATCGATCTTGGGTAGGTCCCACGATGTACTTCGACGGAACGTCCGTGAGTCGTAGGCGCTGA
- a CDS encoding DUF4440 domain-containing protein — MLGLRSVSSLIIAGSIAACATETAPINHETERSQLEAANVAFTGAISAFDLEGIMSWIADDALFYPPNAEMLSDNASVRALFEAGLSDPNAAAEFEHLSSAISEDGSMGYTVSMLHFTYTAPDGSITTDHDRDLHIWRKDSSGNWKVTLDMWNSGSGEMQ, encoded by the coding sequence ATGCTCGGACTCAGAAGCGTCTCTTCACTCATCATCGCGGGCAGTATCGCTGCGTGTGCGACGGAGACTGCACCCATAAACCACGAGACTGAGCGTTCTCAGTTGGAGGCCGCGAACGTGGCGTTCACCGGGGCTATTTCGGCATTTGACTTGGAAGGAATCATGTCATGGATCGCAGATGACGCGCTCTTCTATCCACCAAACGCCGAGATGCTCTCCGATAACGCTTCGGTGCGTGCCTTGTTCGAAGCGGGTTTGTCGGATCCGAACGCAGCCGCCGAGTTCGAGCACCTGTCCTCCGCGATTTCGGAAGATGGCAGCATGGGCTATACAGTTAGCATGCTCCACTTTACCTACACCGCGCCAGATGGAAGCATTACCACAGACCACGACCGAGACCTCCACATTTGGAGGAAAGACAGTTCCGGCAATTGGAAGGTGACGCTCGACATGTGGAACTCTGGCTCTGGCGAGATGCAGTAG
- a CDS encoding TenA family protein translates to MTTQPLHVTLWEENLTQVQACSVHPFVQGLGDGTLDADAFRGYVAQDAFFLGAFFSAYALATAKAVEQIDVAQRLHRLMGGVLDELKLHEGYAESLSIELVNVRPYPATRAYTDFLLHTAWTAEVGEIVAAMTPCMRLYAHLGQGLATHDHSGNPYRDWIATYSSPEFEALASELESLLDHLAEDSREVAGMYRYAMRCEFDFFTACLPSDGDGGTPEIHGGGAVRR, encoded by the coding sequence ATGACGACTCAGCCGTTGCACGTCACCCTGTGGGAGGAGAATCTCACGCAGGTTCAGGCTTGCTCAGTCCATCCGTTCGTCCAAGGGCTGGGAGACGGGACCCTGGATGCGGATGCGTTCAGGGGCTATGTGGCCCAGGACGCGTTCTTCTTGGGGGCCTTCTTCAGCGCCTATGCCCTGGCCACGGCCAAGGCAGTAGAGCAGATCGACGTGGCCCAGAGACTGCACCGGCTCATGGGGGGTGTGCTCGACGAACTCAAGCTTCACGAGGGGTATGCCGAGAGTCTGAGCATCGAGTTGGTGAACGTCCGGCCATACCCAGCCACGAGGGCCTACACGGACTTCCTGCTTCACACGGCATGGACCGCCGAAGTGGGGGAGATCGTGGCAGCGATGACGCCTTGCATGCGGCTTTATGCCCACCTAGGCCAAGGGTTGGCCACCCACGACCACTCTGGAAACCCTTATCGGGACTGGATCGCCACCTACTCCAGCCCGGAGTTCGAAGCACTGGCCAGCGAGCTCGAGTCACTGCTCGATCATCTGGCCGAGGACAGTCGTGAAGTCGCCGGCATGTACCGGTACGCGATGCGCTGTGAGTTCGACTTCTTCACTGCCTGCCTCCCTTCGGACGGCGATGGTGGCACGCCCGAGATCCACGGAGGCGGTGCCGTCAGACGGTGA
- a CDS encoding iron-sulfur cluster assembly accessory protein: MTSSGSMAPQGNSGLRVAVLPGGCSGFQHGLNVEEEPEADDDIIEVDGVKVFVDPFSAQYLEGVEIDCVTSMMGQGFTFRNPSSSGGCGCGSSFTV; encoded by the coding sequence TTGACTTCGTCTGGGAGCATGGCGCCGCAGGGTAACTCGGGACTCCGCGTGGCGGTGCTCCCTGGTGGATGCTCGGGCTTCCAGCACGGGTTGAACGTAGAAGAGGAACCCGAGGCCGACGACGACATCATTGAAGTAGACGGCGTGAAGGTGTTCGTGGACCCGTTCAGTGCGCAGTACCTGGAGGGGGTCGAGATCGACTGCGTCACGAGCATGATGGGTCAGGGCTTCACATTCCGGAATCCTAGCTCGAGTGGCGGCTGCGGGTGCGGGAGCTCGTTCACCGTCTGA
- a CDS encoding S9 family peptidase, with product MRSRLGAFLFVALALATPAQAQQANSDRLTHLDVFNLEYVGDPQLSPDGSTIVYVRRYADVMTDMNYSNLWVIKSDGSGHRRLTTGDFQDNVPRWSPDGTRVAYVSDREGMPQIFVRWMDTGEAAPVTDLTEPPMGVEWSPDGAQIAFAKLVPEAALVIGEMPEAPAGAEWAAPAKYTDDMVFRFDGVGEVPPGNTHLFVVPAEGGTARQVTGGARSYGTAFGGASFGWTPDSRSLVVSANLREDAEMAMRDSEIYEISVSDGSQVQLTDRRGPDGSPIVSPDGRHIAYLGNEERNLGYQLTKLYVMNRDGSGARSISDHLDRTVGSPQWAPDGSGIYAAYTDQGDPKLALFSLNGSHEVVAEELGSGQSAYAGAAGYSLGSDGSIAFLTNGPHRPGDVAVMRRGGGVSVLTEVNADLFAGKELGEVEEIRWESSIDGREIHGWIIKPPGFDPAQKYPLILEIHGGPFAAYGDGFDVEKQMMAADGNVVLYTNPRGSTSYGEDFGNLIHHAYPGDDFYDLDSGVDAVIDRGYIDEDNLFVTGGSGGGVLTAWMVGNTDRFRAALSFYPVINWYSFNLTADIAAMTTRYWFPGNPWDNVEHYESRSLLSVVDNVTTPTLIMTGEEDWRTPMSESEQYYKALKLVGVETVLVRVPGESHGIWGRPSHGISKMTTLKGWFDKYRVPTRPVS from the coding sequence ATGCGTTCTAGACTCGGCGCCTTTCTGTTCGTAGCGCTCGCGCTTGCCACTCCCGCCCAGGCTCAACAGGCCAACTCGGATCGGCTGACCCACCTGGACGTGTTCAATCTCGAGTATGTGGGCGATCCGCAGCTTTCACCGGATGGGTCGACCATCGTGTACGTGCGCCGGTATGCGGACGTCATGACGGACATGAACTACTCGAACCTCTGGGTCATCAAGAGCGATGGCTCCGGGCACCGGAGGCTCACCACCGGGGACTTTCAAGACAACGTCCCACGCTGGTCACCGGACGGCACACGTGTGGCGTATGTCTCCGATCGCGAGGGGATGCCACAGATCTTCGTGCGCTGGATGGATACGGGCGAGGCCGCACCAGTGACCGATCTCACGGAGCCCCCGATGGGCGTCGAGTGGTCGCCGGACGGTGCGCAGATTGCCTTCGCCAAGCTCGTGCCCGAAGCGGCGCTCGTGATCGGTGAGATGCCCGAGGCCCCGGCCGGAGCGGAATGGGCCGCACCGGCCAAGTATACAGATGATATGGTGTTCAGATTCGACGGTGTCGGGGAGGTTCCGCCGGGAAACACGCATCTCTTCGTCGTTCCTGCCGAGGGGGGCACCGCGCGCCAAGTCACGGGAGGAGCCCGGAGCTATGGCACCGCCTTTGGCGGGGCCAGCTTCGGTTGGACGCCGGACAGTCGCAGCCTCGTAGTGTCTGCCAATCTCCGGGAGGACGCGGAGATGGCGATGAGGGATTCCGAGATCTATGAGATTTCGGTTTCGGACGGCTCTCAGGTTCAGCTCACGGATCGTCGGGGGCCGGATGGTTCTCCGATCGTTTCGCCCGATGGCCGCCACATCGCCTACCTGGGCAACGAGGAGCGGAACCTCGGGTACCAGCTGACGAAATTGTATGTGATGAATCGCGACGGGTCGGGTGCTCGGAGCATCTCGGATCACCTGGATCGTACGGTCGGATCGCCGCAGTGGGCACCGGACGGAAGCGGGATCTACGCCGCGTATACGGATCAAGGGGACCCGAAGCTGGCGCTCTTTTCGCTTAACGGCAGTCACGAGGTCGTTGCCGAGGAGCTCGGATCAGGCCAGTCGGCATACGCGGGCGCCGCGGGCTATTCACTCGGAAGCGACGGCTCGATTGCGTTTCTGACCAACGGGCCACACCGCCCCGGTGATGTGGCCGTGATGCGCCGAGGAGGCGGGGTCAGCGTACTCACCGAGGTGAACGCCGATCTCTTCGCTGGTAAGGAGCTTGGCGAGGTGGAGGAGATCAGATGGGAGTCTTCGATAGACGGTCGCGAGATCCATGGCTGGATCATCAAGCCTCCGGGATTCGACCCCGCTCAGAAATACCCGCTGATTCTGGAAATCCACGGCGGACCGTTCGCGGCCTACGGCGATGGCTTCGACGTCGAAAAGCAGATGATGGCGGCGGATGGCAACGTGGTTCTCTACACGAACCCACGCGGCAGCACGAGCTACGGAGAGGACTTCGGAAACCTCATCCACCACGCGTATCCGGGGGACGACTTTTACGATCTGGACTCCGGTGTCGACGCGGTCATCGACCGGGGGTACATCGACGAGGACAACCTATTCGTGACTGGGGGGAGCGGGGGTGGCGTGCTCACGGCGTGGATGGTGGGCAACACCGATCGCTTCAGAGCGGCACTTTCGTTCTACCCGGTCATCAACTGGTATTCGTTCAACTTGACCGCCGACATCGCCGCGATGACGACCCGCTATTGGTTTCCCGGCAACCCGTGGGACAACGTCGAGCACTACGAGAGCCGCTCGTTGCTCTCGGTCGTGGACAACGTCACAACCCCGACGCTCATCATGACAGGGGAGGAAGACTGGCGGACGCCGATGTCCGAATCGGAGCAGTACTACAAGGCTCTGAAGTTAGTGGGCGTGGAGACGGTTCTCGTCAGAGTCCCCGGTGAGTCACACGGGATCTGGGGACGACCGAGCCACGGTATTTCGAAGATGACGACCCTCAAAGGCTGGTTCGATAAGTACCGAGTGCCGACGCGACCGGTCAGCTGA